The following coding sequences are from one Daphnia pulex isolate KAP4 chromosome 11, ASM2113471v1 window:
- the LOC124207849 gene encoding extensin-2-like, with protein MVKFTMALVALMIASTVATTASDQYSYKRGSYSYDDSSISDTAHKAPTYGYDKKSNNSYQPSTEYNKKSSYGYPWKPIYGYQAASYVYDKKPSYEYSPPSYGYDKKPSYEYQPSPYGYDKKPSYEYQPSSYGYSKKPSYEYSPPSYGYDKKPGYEYQQTPYGYGKAASYEYSPPSYGYDKKPSYEYQPSYGYQHQKSRYEYSRPSTYGYEAKPSYEYQQPYGYNKKPTSYEYSPSSYGYEKYEKPKSYGTVYSAASY; from the exons ATGGTCAAATTCACT ATGGCTTTGGTTGCCCTGATGATAGCCAGTACGGTCGCCACTACGGCCAGCGACCAATATTCTTACAAGAGAGGAAGCTACAGTTACGATGATTCCTCAATTTCTGATACGGCCCACAAGGCACCCACTTACGGTTACGATAAAAAATCCAACAATAGCTACCAACCTTCTACTGAATACAACAAGAAATCAAGCTACGGTTATCCCTGGAAACCTATCTATGGCTATCAAGCAGCTTCTTACGTTTACGACAAGAAACCTAGCTACGAGTACAGCCCTCCGTCTTATGGTTACGACAAGAAACCTAGTTACGAATATCAGCCTTCTCCTTACGGTTACGATAAGAAACCGAGCTACGAGTACCAACCTTCTTCTTACGGTTATAGTAAGAAACCGAGCTATGAGTACAGCCCACCTTCTTACGGATACGACAAGAAACCTGGCTATGAATACCAACAAACTCCTTATGGTTATGGTAAGGCAGCTAGCTACGAATACAGCCCTCCATCTTACGGTTACGACAAGAAACCTAGCTACGAATACCAGCCTTCTTATGGATACCAGCACCAAAAGTCAAGATACGAATACAGTCGTCCTTCGACTTACGGTTACGAAGCCAAACCCAGCTACGAATACCAACAGCCTTACGGTTATAATAAGAAACCAACAAGCTACGAATACAGCCCTTCGTCTTACGGATACGAAAAATACGAGAAACCCAAATCTTATGGTACAGTCTACTCTGCTGCATCCTACTGA
- the LOC124207852 gene encoding 1,4-beta-D-glucan cellobiohydrolase B-like yields MRSLVLLAWCFCLFAAVSSQGVGTQAAEEPLNLPISVCTAPGNCQTEADAVVLDSNWRWAHTVGGYTNCYTGNLWDTSLCPTPETCTTNCEIDGVPTADWSGTYGGSVTGNKLNLKFVTQGPYSKNIGSRTYLLDSSKNRYRMFQLLNREFTYDVDVSSLDCGLNGALYFVSMDADGGASKYSTNKGGAKYGTGYCDAQCPHDIKWINGLANSKDWVPSPNDANSGKGYYGNCCAELDIWEANKQSQAFTTHPCIPNDQTRCEGVVCGDNDSGDRYNGMCDKDGCDFASYRMNDHTFYGPGSSFKLDSTKPFTVVSQFLTTDGTDNGDFKEFRRFYVQNGVRIENSKVNFPGITAYDSITDEMCAATKGLFGDLDDHKNKGGMKQMGEAMRKGMVLVMSIWDDHDVNMLWLDSNYPPTADPSTPGVARGPCPTTSGVPSEVEVTQANAVISFSNIKFGPIGSTV; encoded by the exons ATGCGTTCACTCGTATTACTTGCGTGGTGCTTCTGCCTGTTTGCAGCCGTTTCTTCACAGGGCGTGGGCACTCAGGCAGCTGAAGAGCCACTCAACTTGCCCATCTCGGTCTGCACAGCTCCTGGAAATTGCCAGACGGAAGCCGATGCTGTCGTCCTCGACTCCAACTGGCGCTGGGCCCATACG GTCGGCGGCTACACCAACTGCTACACCGGCAATCTCTGGGACACTTCTCTCTGCCCGACTCCGGAAACTTGCACCACCAACTGCGAAATTGATGGAGTCCCGACGGCCGACTGGTCTGGAACTTATGGCGGTAGCGTCACTGGTAATAAActcaatttgaaattcgtcACCCAAGGACCCTATAGCAAGAACATTGGTTCCAGGACCTACTTGCTCGACTCTTCCAAAAATCG gtACCGCATGTTCCAGCTTTTGAACAGAGAATTCACTTATGACGTCGATGTTTCCTCATTGGATTGCGGATTGAACGGAGCTCTCTATTTC GTATCCATGGATGCTGATGGAGGAGCGTCCAAATACTCTACCAACAAGGGCGGAGCCAAGTATGGTACCGGCTACTGTGACGCCCAGTGCCCGCACGACATCAAATGGATCAACGGATTGGCCAACTCCAAGGACTGGGTCCCCAGCCCCAATGATGCCAACTCCGGCAAGGGATATTACGGCAACTGCTGCGCCGAGCTGGACATTTGGGAGGCTAATAAACAGAGCCAGGCTTTCACCACCCATCCGTGCATCCCCAACGACCAGACCCGATGTGAAGGCGTCGTTTGTGGTGACAACGACTCCGGAGACAG ATACAACGGCATGTGCGACAAGGACGGATGCGATTTCGCTTCGTACCGGATGAACGACCACACCTTCTACGGACCCGGAAGTAGTTTCAAGTTGGATTCCACCAAGCCTTTCACCGTTGTTTCCCAATTCCTCACCACTGACGGCACCGACAACGGagatttcaaggaattccgtCGTTTCTACGTCCAGAATGGAGTGAGGATTGAAAACTCCAAG GTGAACTTCCCTGGCATCACTGCCTACGATTCAATCACCGACGAGATGTGCGCTGCCACCAAGGGACTGTTTGGTGATTTGGATGACCACAAGAACAAGGGTGGCATGAAACAGATGGGCGAGGCCATGAGAAAGGGCATGGTGCTTGTCATGTCCATCTGGGATGATCACGATGTCAACATGCTATGGTTGGATAGCAACTACCCACCCACTGCAGATCCCAGCACGCCCGGAGTCGCCCGTGGCCCGTGCCCGACCACTTCGGGTGTCCCGTCCGAAGTCGAAGTAACGCAAGCCAACGCTGTGATTAGTTTCAGCAACATCAAATTCGGACCCATCGGTTCTACTGtctaa
- the LOC124207853 gene encoding serine/threonine-protein kinase/endoribonuclease IRE1-like isoform X3, with the protein MVGRISFDGAKLLGNGQFSNIYSGMLDGVKQVAVKQVLLEDVQRNLRYHCIDESDIYKQRNQREENALMKILDHRNVIKLFLVEEDAPFKNFALELCVCSLYQYCKGQFINCPMPSDATVLLDIAEGLLYVHSKGLAHRNIDPKNILISSTHPVTVIDRQKAQGNNLCWMAPELLDHPDDEAFSEKRGSVASDIFSTGCVFFFYLKPGCHPFGNGSISTVKNISEGNPVNFKLFPEEQSRFQAIVESMIAPNPEHRIQLEEVANQLKEMVEMYPTSPEVNEMDDQFNEQLDWLN; encoded by the exons atggttggaagaatttcttttgacgGAGCAAAGTTATTAGGCAATGGGCAATTCAGTAACATATATTCTGGCATGTTGGATGGTGTCAAACAAGTGGCTGTCAAACAAGTTTTATTAGAAGATGTCCAACGAAATCTGAGATATCATTGTATTGACGAATCAGATATTTACAAGCAGAGAAACCAAAGGGAAGAAAATGCCCTAATGAAAATACTGGACCACCGAAATgttataaaattgtttttggtaGAAGAGGATGCTCCGTTTAA GAATTTTGCTCTGGAATTATGCGTATGTTCGCTTTATCAGTATTGCAAGGGACAATTTATTAACTGTCCAATGCCGTCGGACGCCACCGTCCTCTTGGACATTGCCGAAGGCCTGTTATATGTTCACTCAAAAGGTCTGGCCCACCGAAATATCGACCCCAAGAACATTCTTATTTCATCGACTCATCCCGTCACCGTCAT AGACCGACAAAAGGCTCAAGGCAATAATCTGTGCTGGATGGCTCCGGAGTTGCTGGATCACCCAGACGACGAAGCTTTCTCTGAGAAGAGAGGCTCCGTCGCCAGCGATATTTTTTCGACCGgttgtgttttcttcttttacctgAAACCTGGTTGCCATCCGTTCGGAAATGGGTCGATATCTACCGTGAAGAATATTAGTGAAGGAAATCCAGTCAATTTTAAGC TTTTCCCTGAAGAACAAAGCCGATTTCAAGCAATTGTAGAATCGATGATTGCACCAAATCCTGAACACCGGATTCAACTTGAAGAAGTAGCTAATCAGCTGAAAGAAATGGTGGAAATGTACCCTACTTCACCTGAAGTTAATGAAATGGACGACCAATTTAATGAACAACTCGACTGgcttaattga
- the LOC124207853 gene encoding serine/threonine-protein kinase/endoribonuclease IRE1-like isoform X1, with product MVGRISFDGAKLLGNGQFSNIYSGMLDGVKQVAVKQVLLEDVQRNLRYHCIDESDIYKQRNQREENALMKILDHRNVIKLFLVEEDAPFKNFALELCVCSLYQYCKGQFINCPMPSDATVLLDIAEGLLYVHSKGLAHRNIDPKNILISSTHPVTVMLADFGLSKPVRIGTNSFSVSRDRQKAQGNNLCWMAPELLDHPDDEAFSEKRGSVASDIFSTGCVFFFYLKPGCHPFGNGSISTVKNISEGNPVNFKLFPEEQSRFQAIVESMIAPNPEHRIQLEEVANQLKEMVEMYPTSPEVNEMDDQFNEQLDWLN from the exons atggttggaagaatttcttttgacgGAGCAAAGTTATTAGGCAATGGGCAATTCAGTAACATATATTCTGGCATGTTGGATGGTGTCAAACAAGTGGCTGTCAAACAAGTTTTATTAGAAGATGTCCAACGAAATCTGAGATATCATTGTATTGACGAATCAGATATTTACAAGCAGAGAAACCAAAGGGAAGAAAATGCCCTAATGAAAATACTGGACCACCGAAATgttataaaattgtttttggtaGAAGAGGATGCTCCGTTTAA GAATTTTGCTCTGGAATTATGCGTATGTTCGCTTTATCAGTATTGCAAGGGACAATTTATTAACTGTCCAATGCCGTCGGACGCCACCGTCCTCTTGGACATTGCCGAAGGCCTGTTATATGTTCACTCAAAAGGTCTGGCCCACCGAAATATCGACCCCAAGAACATTCTTATTTCATCGACTCATCCCGTCACCGTCATGTTGGCCGATTTCGGACTTAGCAAGCCAGTACGCATTGGTACTAATTCATTTTCCGTCAGCAGAGACCGACAAAAGGCTCAAGGCAATAATCTGTGCTGGATGGCTCCGGAGTTGCTGGATCACCCAGACGACGAAGCTTTCTCTGAGAAGAGAGGCTCCGTCGCCAGCGATATTTTTTCGACCGgttgtgttttcttcttttacctgAAACCTGGTTGCCATCCGTTCGGAAATGGGTCGATATCTACCGTGAAGAATATTAGTGAAGGAAATCCAGTCAATTTTAAGC TTTTCCCTGAAGAACAAAGCCGATTTCAAGCAATTGTAGAATCGATGATTGCACCAAATCCTGAACACCGGATTCAACTTGAAGAAGTAGCTAATCAGCTGAAAGAAATGGTGGAAATGTACCCTACTTCACCTGAAGTTAATGAAATGGACGACCAATTTAATGAACAACTCGACTGgcttaattga
- the LOC124207853 gene encoding serine/threonine-protein kinase/endoribonuclease IRE1-like isoform X2, producing the protein MVGRISFDGAKLLGNGQFSNIYSGMLDGVKQVAVKQVLLEDVQRNLRYHCIDESDIYKQRNQREENALMKILDHRNVIKLFLVEEDAPFKNFALELCVCSLYQYCKGQFINCPMPSDATVLLDIAEGLLYVHSKGLAHRNIDPKNILISSTHPVTVMLADFGLSKPVRIGTNSFSVSRDRQKAQGNNLCWMAPELLDHPDDEAFSEKRGSVASDIFSTGCVFFFYLKPGCHPFGNGSISTVKNISEGNPVNFKQQSRFQAIVESMIAPNPEHRIQLEEVANQLKEMVEMYPTSPEVNEMDDQFNEQLDWLN; encoded by the exons atggttggaagaatttcttttgacgGAGCAAAGTTATTAGGCAATGGGCAATTCAGTAACATATATTCTGGCATGTTGGATGGTGTCAAACAAGTGGCTGTCAAACAAGTTTTATTAGAAGATGTCCAACGAAATCTGAGATATCATTGTATTGACGAATCAGATATTTACAAGCAGAGAAACCAAAGGGAAGAAAATGCCCTAATGAAAATACTGGACCACCGAAATgttataaaattgtttttggtaGAAGAGGATGCTCCGTTTAA GAATTTTGCTCTGGAATTATGCGTATGTTCGCTTTATCAGTATTGCAAGGGACAATTTATTAACTGTCCAATGCCGTCGGACGCCACCGTCCTCTTGGACATTGCCGAAGGCCTGTTATATGTTCACTCAAAAGGTCTGGCCCACCGAAATATCGACCCCAAGAACATTCTTATTTCATCGACTCATCCCGTCACCGTCATGTTGGCCGATTTCGGACTTAGCAAGCCAGTACGCATTGGTACTAATTCATTTTCCGTCAGCAGAGACCGACAAAAGGCTCAAGGCAATAATCTGTGCTGGATGGCTCCGGAGTTGCTGGATCACCCAGACGACGAAGCTTTCTCTGAGAAGAGAGGCTCCGTCGCCAGCGATATTTTTTCGACCGgttgtgttttcttcttttacctgAAACCTGGTTGCCATCCGTTCGGAAATGGGTCGATATCTACCGTGAAGAATATTAGTGAAGGAAATCCAGTCAATTTTAAGC AACAAAGCCGATTTCAAGCAATTGTAGAATCGATGATTGCACCAAATCCTGAACACCGGATTCAACTTGAAGAAGTAGCTAATCAGCTGAAAGAAATGGTGGAAATGTACCCTACTTCACCTGAAGTTAATGAAATGGACGACCAATTTAATGAACAACTCGACTGgcttaattga
- the LOC124207855 gene encoding uncharacterized protein LOC124207855, whose protein sequence is MGEKKRKQAKSADVESSEPGQNSQRAEIQNFAKQCKTEISYRNLCQSMFLTVILFILYVCGLIYECYLIIHHYSEGDYWHCGFISLFVVITSFLMTARSYLFYNKTGDTYNARNWLPKEEYTFFNWAIKWILGAVCLIPRYYFIMKYTWKTILAKRMNNAAKDIYFVAIIWEDAELTILCQFDCFVKSASQLLLNLYVAEKEGFHFKDYSSVFLIISVISLTLSLVSYDQKISLMKGIKGDNEDQENRSNGIVIDFQTFPANPTINCIKLINWKQSALLFFANLFSIVARFTALSLFSSVYGWYIWPACFAHQITIFVLHWKKNYGFMDSLRLSFLHVFAYLHPLKTKLDQEKHPRFDPGRYLTICFIQNVTLMTLWSLIFLPSSTWNEPTFLVPWIVQIVASMFSFVFFYFLKTVQQKEA, encoded by the exons ATGGGCGAGAAGAAGCGAAAACAGGCCAAATCGGCTGATGTAGAGAGTAGCGAGCCTGGACAAAATTCTCAAAGGGCAGAAATTCAGAATTTTGCGAAACAATGCAAAACCGAGATTTCATATAGAAACTTGTGCCAGTCGATGTTCCTCActgtgattttatttattctctaTGTCTGTGGATTGATCTATGAATGTTATTTGATTATTCACCACTACAGCGAGGGAGATTATTGGCATTGCGGGTTCATCTCGCTTTTTGTCGTTATCACATCTTTTTTAATGACTGCTAGAAGTTActtattttataataaaacgGGAGACACATACAACGCCAGAAATTGGTTGCCAAAGGAAGAGTATACATTTTTCAACTGGGCAATCAAGTGGATATTGGGTGCTGTTTGCCTTATTCCCAG GTATTACTTTATAATGAAATACACCTGGAAAACTATACTAGCAAAGAGAATGAATAACGCTGCCAAAGACATTTACTTCGTCGCCATAATTTGGGAAGATGCCGAGTTGACGATACTATGCCAGTTTGATTGTTTCGTGAAATCGGCCTCGCAACTTTTGCTGAACCTTTACGTCGCGGAGAAAGAGGGTTTTCATTTCAAAG attattcatctgtttttttaattatctccGTCATAAGTTTGACGTTGTCATTGGTCTCTTATGACCAAAAAATCAGTTTAATGAAGGGAATCAAAGGCGACAATGAAGACCAAGAGAACCGATCGAATGGCATCGTCATAGATTTCCAGACGTTTCCTGCCAATCCTACCATCAATTGCATAAAATTGATCAATTGGAAACAGAGCGCCCTTCTATTCTTCGCTAATTTATTTTCCATAG tTGCGCGATTCACTGCCCTAAGCTTATTTTCGTCCGTCTACGGTTGGTATATTTGGCCGGCCTGCTTTGCCCACCAAATCACAATATTCGTCTtgcattggaaaaaaaattacggttTCATGGACTCGTTAAGATTGTCTTTCTTGCACGTATTCGCCTACTTGCATCCACTCAAAACCAAGTTGGACCAAGAGAAACACCCTCGATTCGACCCCGGCAGATATCTAACT ATCTGTTTCATCCAGAATGTAACCCTCATGACATTGTGGAGTCTAATTTTTCTCCCGTCTTCTACCTGGAACGAACCGACATTCCTAGTTCCTTGGATCGTCCAAATTGTGGCGAGTATGTTCAGTTtcgtatttttctattttttgaaaacggtCCAACAGAAAGAGGcctaa
- the LOC124207856 gene encoding uncharacterized protein LOC124207856: MMKLLFWRPTLNNTLGHVALKTDRYYVGFRPTKGNLPGGSQIKKRIPVSQIMEGNMKGCLALHQSIDRNCERGCDPIEYEIVIEEASNNEDVNSVVEEFLRYNGINPEDVTIERVEELCKKRKEYKLLPPEEAQNVEEPEIPIKLLPKTEYSYNLIELMSGKTEDAESFYHRQQSCVSLVFNVIQMVWLRSHPDNQPSPMSNPVELITDLPFQVFYKVPWLEKVVKKHLTSRIVASSSATMEWVDTDVLGTMSNTEMPTVYIWYPDKNNRYGHAALQTDKYHISFWSEQDVKDCGKGTAATVGIPGSLVIHQKRDMELEGNRLPTATYQIVTVTNEAINRIHEEFIDIDTTTSIRRM, encoded by the exons atgatGAAACTCCTATTTTGGAGGCCCACATTAAACAACACGTTGGGACATGTCGCACTCAAAACGGACAGATATTACGTCGGCTTTAGGCCGACAAAGGGAAATTTACCGGGTGGcagtcaaattaaaaaacgcATTCCTGTCTCGCAAATCATGGAAGGTAATATGAAAGGATGTCTCGCCTTACATCAAAGTATCGATCGGAATTGCGAAAGAGGCTGTGACCCCATCGAATATGAAATCGTCATCGAGGAAGCCAGTAATAACGAAGATGTCAATTCAGTCGTTGAAGAATTTCTGCGTTACAACGGGATCAATCCGGAAGATGTGACAATCGAAAGAGTTGAGGAACTctgcaagaagagaaaagagtacAAGCTATTGCCACCGGAAGAAGCTCAGAACGTTGAAGAACCAGAAATACCAATAAAATTGCTGCCTAAAACCGAATACTCGTACAATTTGATTGAGTTGATGAGTGGCAAAACGGAGGATGCAGAGTCTTTCTACCACCGACAGCAAAGTTGCGTCTCTCTCGTATTCAACGTCATCCAAATGGTTTGGCTGAGAAGTCATCCGGACAACCAACCCAGTCCCATGTCGAATCCCGTTGAATTGATTACAGATTTGCCATTTCAAGTGTTTTATAAAGTGCCGTGGTTGGAAAAAGTGgtcaaaaaacatttgacgtCCAGGATTGTTGCCAGCAGCAGTGCGACGATGGAATGGGTTGATACAGACGTGCTGGGGACGATGAGTAATACG GAAATGCCGACTGTTTACATTTGGTATCCCGACAAAAATAACCGATACGGTCACGCCGCTCTGCAGACGGACAAGTATCACATCAGTTTCTGGTCGGAACAAGATGTCAAAGACTGCGGCAAAGGAACGGCAGCTACGGTGGGAATACCTGGATCTCTCGTTATCCATCAAAAACGGGACATGGAACTCGAAGGAAATCGGCTACCCACTGCGACCTACCAAATCGTCACGGTCACCAATGAAGCCATCAATCGAATCCACGAAGAGTTTATTGATATTGATACAACGACATCAATCCGGCGGATGTGA
- the LOC124207858 gene encoding uncharacterized protein LOC124207858 isoform X1 gives MKLFLTFASIIVYLNLTAMKAHPHPEKRSAALEGSFMSAVPISLTDDMPPEIESPDFPQLLLKCIPNQDWTAVESCEKETELKLNMTRNAIMNRSLPSKEDREKLEEEEKKFRAFSCECLVKKMILADEMTGQLDMAGYEKYYETTSLSSEQKALAAADFISCMTANLIRPSLPIFVRWTESSNEVIGNLVTANHVIGCDMNSLIKNGCSDASVSTSTLTWIMQNLQTRIAKEILQ, from the exons atgaaattatttcttacttTTGCATCGATCATCGTTTATTTAAACCTCACAGCG ATGAAGGCCCATCCACATCCGGAAAAGCGTTCAGCAGCTCTGGAGGGATCGTTCATGAGCGCAGTGCCGATATCACTTACTG ACGATATGCCGCCTGAAATAGAATCTCCCGATTTTCCTCAATTACTG TTGAAGTGCATTCCAAACCAAGATTGGACGGCCGTAGAGTCTTGTGAGAAAGAAACCGAACTGAAATTGAACATGACTAGAAACGCTATAATGAATAGAAGTCTCCCTTCAAAAG AAGACAGAGAAAAActcgaagaggaagaaaaaaagttccgcGCG TTTTCTTGCGAATGTTtagtaaagaaaatgattttg GCGGATGAAATGACAGGCCAGCTTGACATGGCCGGTTATGAAAAATACTACGAAACTACTTCTCTATCTTCTGAACAAAAGGCATTGGCTGCCGCCGATTTTATTTCGTGCATGACGGCCAACTTAATCAGACCTTCCCTACCTATCTTCGTTCGATGGACTGAGTcaa GCAATGAAGTAATTGGCAACTTGGTCACAGCCAACCATGTTATAGGATGTGACATGAACTCCTTAATTAAGAAT GGCTGTTCCGATGCTTCCGTCAGCACTTCAACTCTGACTTGGATTATGCAAAATCTACAGACCCGCATAGCAAAAGAGATTCTTCAGTAA
- the LOC124207858 gene encoding uncharacterized protein LOC124207858 isoform X2, whose product MKAHPHPEKRSAALEGSFMSAVPISLTDDMPPEIESPDFPQLLLKCIPNQDWTAVESCEKETELKLNMTRNAIMNRSLPSKEDREKLEEEEKKFRAFSCECLVKKMILADEMTGQLDMAGYEKYYETTSLSSEQKALAAADFISCMTANLIRPSLPIFVRWTESSNEVIGNLVTANHVIGCDMNSLIKNGCSDASVSTSTLTWIMQNLQTRIAKEILQ is encoded by the exons ATGAAGGCCCATCCACATCCGGAAAAGCGTTCAGCAGCTCTGGAGGGATCGTTCATGAGCGCAGTGCCGATATCACTTACTG ACGATATGCCGCCTGAAATAGAATCTCCCGATTTTCCTCAATTACTG TTGAAGTGCATTCCAAACCAAGATTGGACGGCCGTAGAGTCTTGTGAGAAAGAAACCGAACTGAAATTGAACATGACTAGAAACGCTATAATGAATAGAAGTCTCCCTTCAAAAG AAGACAGAGAAAAActcgaagaggaagaaaaaaagttccgcGCG TTTTCTTGCGAATGTTtagtaaagaaaatgattttg GCGGATGAAATGACAGGCCAGCTTGACATGGCCGGTTATGAAAAATACTACGAAACTACTTCTCTATCTTCTGAACAAAAGGCATTGGCTGCCGCCGATTTTATTTCGTGCATGACGGCCAACTTAATCAGACCTTCCCTACCTATCTTCGTTCGATGGACTGAGTcaa GCAATGAAGTAATTGGCAACTTGGTCACAGCCAACCATGTTATAGGATGTGACATGAACTCCTTAATTAAGAAT GGCTGTTCCGATGCTTCCGTCAGCACTTCAACTCTGACTTGGATTATGCAAAATCTACAGACCCGCATAGCAAAAGAGATTCTTCAGTAA
- the LOC124207859 gene encoding uncharacterized protein LOC124207859 has translation MKLFLTLASVVACFNLTLLKAYPQPENSPADLGGLLINAVPTSVTAEDIPPEVLSPEFPHLALKCISEDDWKTIEFCEKETELKLNMTKPTFKRGASKEEIDKFLEEDKKFGPFACECLVKIMGVADEMTSQLDMAGYGKFYETTSLSSEQKTLASADFISCMTANLIRPSLPVFVRWTESSKEVIAGNLITANHVIACDLHSLIKNGCPDTSVSNSTLVWFLQNLQTRIAKEIIH, from the exons atgaaattatttcttacaCTTGCATCGGTCGTCGCTTGTTTCAACCTCACGTTG CTGAAGGCCTATCCACAGCCTGAAAATAGTCCAGCAGATCTAGGAGGATTGTTGATCAACGCAGTGCCGACTTCAGTTACTG CCGAAGATATACCGCCTGAAGTATTATCTCCCGAATTTCCTCATTTAGCG TTGAAGTGCATTTCAGAAGACGACTGGAAAACGATCGAGTTTTGTGAGAAAGAAACTGAACTGAAATTGAACATGACTAAACCTACTTTCAAACGTGGCGCTTCAAAAG AGGAAATAGACAAATTTTTGGAGGAAGACAAGAAATTCGGCCCG TTTGCTTGCGAATGTTTAGTAAAGATAATGGGTGTG gCTGATGAAATGACAAGCCAGCTTGACATGGCCGGTTATGGAAAATTCTACGAAACTACTTCTCTATCTTCTGAACAGAAGACATTGGCTAGCGCCGATTTTATTTCGTGCATGACGGCCAACTTAATCAGACCTTCTTTACCTGTCTTCGTTCGATGGACTGAGTCAA GCAAGGAAGTTATTGCTGGCAACTTGATCACGGCCAACCATGTCATAGCATGTGACCTACACTCCTTGATTAAGAAT GGCTGTCCCGATACTTCCGTCAGCAATTCAACTCTGGTTTGGTTTTTGCAAAATCTACAGACCCGCATAGCAAAAGAGattattcattaa
- the LOC124207860 gene encoding uncharacterized protein LOC124207860, producing the protein MANNSDINKTSSFTTITNDNPEQTPKSLKDTIKAKVNRRNLSAAPFYLNGAIQIQNASNVHLGNSVSIGNNSNQEIQIPLESKPDLTPEMTALFENGEEVTNLHRLAVDKHVGSGWRFLGKELAGLSNGQMDQLEEPFKANQYPFREVIYQMLLMWEGHCDTSPTVGMLATALWKCEMYSAFMSLLAEVKVCHK; encoded by the exons ATGGCGAATAACAGCGACATAAATAAAACGAGTTCTTTCACAACAATCACAAATGATAATCCAGAACAAACTCCCAAAAGTCTCAAGGATACGATCAAAGCTAAAGTCAATCGGAGAAATCTGTCAGCCGCCCCTTTCTACTTGAATG GTGCCATCCAGATCCAAAATGCCAGTAATGTGCATTTGGGGAACAGTGTGTCTATCGGAAACAATTCAAACCAAGAAATTCAGATACCCTTGGAGTCAAAACCAGATCTCACCCCAGAGATGACAG ctttatttgaaaatggagaagagGTCACCAACCTTCACAGACTAGCTGTTGACAAACATGTTGGCTCCGGTTGGAGATTCCTTGGCAAAGAGCTTGCAGGATTATCTAATGGGCAGATGGACCAACTTGAAGAGCCTTTCAAAGCCAACCAATATCCTTTCAGAGAGGTAATCTATCAAATGCTGCTAATGTGGGAAGGTCATTGTGACACCAGCCCAACTGTTGGGATGTTGGCCACAGCATTGTGGAAATGTGAAATGTACTCGGCATTTATGTCTCTTTTAGCTGAAGTCAAAGTATGCCACAAGTAA